The following are encoded in a window of Megalopta genalis isolate 19385.01 chromosome 6, iyMegGena1_principal, whole genome shotgun sequence genomic DNA:
- the Atg14 gene encoding autophagy related protein 14, with protein MATSSSDGSCTAPADFQLSSELEDTSSRLSVNLLMCPLCHNSRRTFYCRQCIQNGDFIHSTSVYSERFSEKELRLLRLKAAKVQLEEKCMKALEKHRQRDKLICDINVCKERVRLIQTLVNETKQSINRGNQRLNVLKDVNSQVALRLPKHEERVERLHRHVTGLWAKQEKQKEAVDRKRQQLKKVIRTAAKQLIQYIFPISIVQANRSLSSSEEDTSADVVTCALADASGTTYVRGRWISDTNNSSEVQHCIVAPTLPGSGNYSAYSLWVAANKDGVPGANKETAMHNPAYNISAALTYATQLVNIIAYYVNVRLPYKLSYSEFCGNEMSEQKFARKVARLNSNILHLCFTQNTNTTVLHPTHTLQNLMHLLNTEISDLGRVGPVEVDPNIIAQLQSQLAPDLENSDDSASDEEEDAINWEWEAVPNVACPEMTVPIPGAMINNSQQSSSMQVNQSVGLVTSAAASIASFWRGWTANR; from the exons ATGGCGACAAGCAGTTCTGATGGGTCCTGTACAGCACCTGCAGATTTCCAGCTTTCGTCAGAGTTGGAAGATACCTCAAGCCGTTTGAGCGTAAACTTATTAATGTGTCCACTTTGCCATAACAGTCGCCGAACTTTTTATTGTCGACAATGCATTCAGAATGGAGATTTTATTCATTCAACTTCTGTTTACTCAGAAAG ATTTTCTGAGAAAGAATTACGACTCCTGCGGTTGAAAGCAGCAAAGGTTCAGTTAGAAGAGAAATGCATGAAAGCTCTTGAGAAACACAGACAAAGGGATAAATTG ATATGCGACATAAATGTTTGTAAAGAAAGAGTAAGATTAATCCAAACTCTGGTGAATGAAACAAAGCAAAGTATAAACCGAG GGAATCAGCGGTTGAATGTTCTCAAAGATGTAAACTCTCAGGTAGCACTTAGATTACCCAAACATGAAGAACGAGTAGAAAGATTGCACAGACATGTTACTGGACTGTGGgcaaagcaggagaaacaaaaagaaGCAGTAGATAGAAAAAGACAACAGCTAAAAAAAGTGATAAGAACTGCTGCAAAACAGCTAATTCAGTATATTTTTCCAATATCAATAGTTCAAGCTAACAGAAG TTTATCTAGCAGTGAGGAAGATACTAGTGCAGATGTTGTAACTTGTGCACTAGCAGATGCTTCTGGTACAACTTATGTCAGAGGTAGATGGATCAGTGATACAAACAATTCCTCAGAAGTTCAACACTGTATAGTTGCACCCACTTTACCAGGATCTGGCAACTATAGTGCTTATTCTCTATGGG TGGCCGCAAACAAAGACGGAGTACCAGGTGCAAATAAGGAAACTGCAATGCACAATCCAGCTTATAATATCAGTGCTGCTTTAACTTATGCTACACAATTGGTTAATATTATTGCTTACTATGTTAATGTAAGACTACCATATAAACTTTCTTATAG TGAATTTTGTGGAAACGAGATGTCAGAGCAAAAATTTGCGAGAAAAGTAGCAAGGCTTAATAGCAATATTTTACATTTATGTTTTACACAAAATACCAATACTACAGTTTTACATCCAACTCACACATTGCAAAACTTGATGCACTTGCTCAATACCGAAATCAGTGATCTTGGAAG AGTTGGTCCAGTTGAAGTAGATCCAAATATTATAGCACAACTGCAGAGTCAATTAGCTCCAGATTTAGAGAATAGTGACGATTCTGCTTCCGATGAAGAGGAAGATGCTATTAATTGGGAATGGGAAGCT GTTCCAAACGTCGCGTGCCCTGAAATGACTGTACCGATTCCTGGTGCAATGATCAACAACAGTCAACAGTCATCTAGTATGCAAGTGAATCAGAGTGTTGGTTTAGTTACAAGTGCTGCGGCAAGTATAGCCTCCTTTTGGCGTGGTTGGACAGCCAACAGGTAG
- the CPSF2 gene encoding cleavage and polyadenylation specificity factor subunit 2, with translation MTSIIKLHAVSGAMDESPPCYILQVDELRILLDCGWDENFDQEFIKELKRHVHQIDAVLLSYPDPLHLGALPYLVGKCGLNCPIYATIPVYKMGQMFMYDMYQSRHNMEDFDLFTLDDVDAAFDKIVQLKYNQSISMKGKGYGVTLTPLPAGHMIGGTIWKIVKIGEEDIIYAVDFNHKKERHLNGCELERLQRPSLLITDAFNATYQQARRRTRDEKLMTNILQTLRGGGNVLVSVDTAGRVLELAHMLDQLWRNKESGLLAYSLALLNNVSYNVVEFAKSQIEWMSDKLMRSFEGARNNPFQFKHLQLCHSMAELNQVPSPKVVLASTSDMECGFSRELFLQWCGNSQNSIILTSRTSPGTLARDLVEKGGNRNITLEVRRRIRLEGLELEEYQRKEKLKQEQLKQEQMETADVSSESEDEIEVGSGRGKHDLLVKQESKPGFFKQSKKQHPMFPFVEEKIKIDEYGEIIRPEDYKIAETMPEIDDNKENLETKQEDTTHHPEVATDIPTKCIQVTRTMTVNASVTYIDFEGRSDGESLQKILAQLRPRRVVLVRGAPKDTEILAQQAQSAGARVFVPGRGETLDATTETHIYQVRLTDALVSGLNFSKGKGDSEVAWIDAMITARDQVCRDAVADTQQDDTIDQNDKILTLEPLPLNEVPGHQTTFINELKLSDFKQILNKSNIPSEFSGGVLWCCNNSIAVRRHEAGKVILEGCLSEEYYKVRELLYEQYAIV, from the exons ATGACGTCGATTATAAAACTTCATGCTGTTTCTGGTGCTATGGATGAGTCTCCCCCTTGTTACATATTACAAGTTGATGAATTAAGAATCCTACTTGATTGCGGATGGGACGAGAATTTTGACCAAGAATTTATAAAGGAATTGAAACG aCATGTTCATCAGATAGATGCAGTACTGCTATCATATCCAGATCCATTGCATTTAGGTGCTTTACCATATTTAGTTGGGAAATGTGGTCTAAATTGTCCTATATATGCTACAATTCCTGTGTATAAAATGGGACAAATGTTTATGTATGATATGTATCAG TCTCGTCACAATATGGAAGATTTTGATCTTTTTACATTGGACGATGTAGATGCAGCCTTTGATAAAATTGTTCAATTAAAATATAATCAAAGTATATCAATGAAAGGAAAAGGATATGGAGTTACATTGACACCACTACCAGCTGGTCACATGATTGGAGGAACTATTtggaaaattgtaaaaattggaGAAGAAGATATAATATATGCTGTAGATTTCAATCACAAAAAAGAAAGGCACTTGAATGGCTGTGAATTAGAGAGGTTGCAGAGACCATCGTTATTGATAACAGATGCTTTTAATGCTACATATCAGCAAGCTAGGCGTAGAACCAGGGATGAAAAGCTGATGA CAAACATTTTGCAAACTCTACGAGGTGGAGGAAATGTTTTAGTCAGTGTAGATACAGCTGGCCGCGTATTAGAATTAGCACATATGTTGGATCAACTCTGGCGTAATAAAGAATCTGGTTTACTTGCATATTCACTGGCTCTATTAAATAATGTTAGTTACAATGTTGTAGAATTTGCAAAGTCACAGATTGAATGGATGAGCGATAAATTGATGAGAAGCTTTGAGGGAGCTCGAAATAATCCATTCCAATTCAAGCATTTACAACTATGTCACAGTATGGCAGAATTGAATCAAGTTCCTAGCCCAAAG GTTGTACTTGCAAGCACTTCAGACATGGAATGTGGTTTCTCAAGAGAATTGTTCTTACAATGGTGTGGCAACTCTCagaatagtattatattaactaGTAGAACTTCCCCAGGAACACTGGCAAGAGATTTAGTTGAAAAAGGAGGTAACAGAAATATTACATTGGAAGTGAGAAGAAGAATCAGACTAGAGGGCCTTGAATTGGAGGAATaccaaagaaaagaaaaattgaaaCAAGAACAATTAAAGCAGGAACAAAT GGAAACCGCCGATGTTAGTTCCGAATCGGAAGATGAAATAGAAGTAGGAAGTGGAAGAGGAAAGCATGATTTATTAGTAAAACAAGAAAGTAAACCTGGTTTCTTTAAGCAAAGTAAGAAGCAACATCCCATGTTTCCATTCGTGGAAGAAAAAATCAAGATAGATGAATATGGAGAAATTATAAG ACCTGAAGATTATAAAATCGCAGAAACCATGCCAGAAATAGATGATAATAAAGAAAACCTAGAAACAAAACAAGAAGATACTACACACCATCCAGAGGTAGCTACCGATATTCCCACCAAATGCATTCAAGTTACCCGTACAATGACAGTTAATGCATCTGTCACATACATAGACTTTGAAGGGAGATCAGATGGTGAATCACTACAGAAAATCCTAGCACAGTTAAGACCTCGAAGAGTTGTGTTAGTTCGGGGGGCTCCGAAGGATACAGAAATTCTGGCTCAACAAGCACAAAGTGCAGGAGCACGAGTATTTGTTCCAGGCAGAGGAGAAACATTGGATGCAACCACGGAAACGCATATTTATCAA GTCCGTTTGACTGATGCTCTTGTGAGTGGTCTAAACTTCTCTAAAGGAAAGGGTGATTCAGAGGTAGCGTGGATTGATGCAATGATAACTGCTCGAGATCAAGTATGTCGAGATGCAGTTGCTGATACACAACAAGATGACACAATAGATCAAAATGATAAAATACTTACTTTAGAACCATTACCATTAAACGAG GTACCCGGACATCAAACAACGTTTATAAACGAGTTAAAATTATCTGACTTTAAGCAAATCTTAAATAAAAGTAATATTCCTTCTGAGTTCAGTGGAGGAGTTTTGTGGTGTTGCAATAATTCTATTGCCGTCAGAAGG CACGAGGCTGGCAAAGTAATTTTAGAAGGCTGCCTATCTGAAGAGTATTATAAAGTGCGCGAATTATTGTACGAACAATATGCAATTGTATAA
- the LOC117223783 gene encoding uncharacterized protein LOC117223783, with the protein MRKYYQAALAIITVVSLVSLLFYRHEYNKLRYVLEVFNFFGKPNQKNVEANCTSNVSLFSALNMKFDEPLPSWQKLENDLYIYSAYNIHNKEVQVIGFGSLNSIQDIQCIIFFHNENKPVLGSFRYIPIYNSNDTRTYKNSDYNGYHFYCTYAKNKKPVGISLLTKSNLNLNDTPMLAIKSPLHNSNYTNLGVCVTPPLKKPMHLSEMIAFINFHDIIGIDNFIIYDFGIMNDFNDQLKELSKSQNPYWKFTYTVVPWNFPFSGINPNVIKDLIQADCLYRTYNKVMYTITLSWEEYLVLKYHHSIVDLMANFKQFSMKADRYSIKSFTFCTQQIDNALTKNASFVIFKKTQYDPSIADNRSIYIYNTHEAFKKDNINIRKISTDLVMVNRYKYCFEKYNSGTGKEDSSILRFKEDVQNSPMYRRFIVEKRFLSSS; encoded by the coding sequence ATGCGAAAATATTACCAAGCAGCACTCGCAATCATTACAGTAGTGAGTCTAGTGTCTTTATTATTTTACAGACATGAGTACAATAAGTTAAGATATGTACTAGAAGTTTTCAATTTCTTTGGGAAACCGAATCAGAAAAATGTTGAAGCCAACTGTACAAGTAATGTGTCATTATTTAGTGCACTCAACATGAAATTTGACGAGCCTCTTCCCTCGTGGCAGAAATTAGAAAATGATTTATATATCTATTCCGCATATAACATTCATAATAAAGAAGTGCAAGTGATAGGCTTTGGATCATTAAATAGTATTCAAGACATAcaatgtataatattttttcataatgAAAACAAGCCAGTTTTAGGAAGCTTCAGATACATTccaatttataattcaaatgaCACAAGAACTTATAAAAATTCAGATTATAATGgatatcatttttattgtacataTGCTAAAAATAAAAAACCAGTAGGAATATCTTTGCTAACAAAGTCTAATCTAAATCTTAATGATACGCCCATGTTAGCAATTAAATCTCCATTACATAACTCAAATTATACTAATCTTGGAGTATGTGTAACTCCGCCATTAAAAAAACCAATGCATTTATCAGAGATGATAGCTTTTATAAATTTCCATGACATAATTGGTAtagataattttataatatacgaTTTTGGTATCATGAATGATTTCAATGATCAGCTCAAGGAATTATCCAAATCTCAAAATCCATACTGGAAGTTTACATACACAGTTGTCCCATGGAACTTTCCTTTCTCTGGAATTAATCCAAATGTGATAAAAGATCTCATACAGGCAGATTGTTTATATCGTACATACAATAAAGTTATGTACACAATTACATTATCATGGGAAGAAtatttagttttaaagtatcATCATTCCATCGTTGATTTAATGGCAAATTTTAAGCAATTTAGTATGAAAGCTGATCGATACAGTATAAAGTCCTTCACGTTCTGTACTCAGCAAATCGACAATGCACTTACTAAAAATGCATCATTTGTAATATTTAAAAAGACTCAATATGATCCAAGCATTGCTGACAATCgatctatttatatatataatacacatGAAGCATTTAAAAAAGATAACATtaatattcgaaaaattagCACAGATTTGGTCATGGTAAATCGTTATAAATACTgttttgaaaaatataattcAGGTACAGGCAAAGAAGATAGTTCAATCTTGAGGTTTAAAGAAGATGTACAAAATTCACCAATGTATAGAAGATTTATAGTAGAAAAGAGGTTTTTATCAAGCTCatga
- the LOC117223784 gene encoding NSFL1 cofactor p47 codes for MASHEELVSQFTDVTGVESERARFYLESSAWQLEVALASFYENDDLRPAALIPEHTEDSTAEEEYTQTSDTEMEGQSLKETPKIKSRFATLNDFKDKESSPEDAQTFYAGGFENSGQQVIGPPKKKDIISDMFKSCQGQSVKVKPTSSGQQRPNTFSGTGYKLGQTNSDSEVVAASSSNQQSNSRPITLKLWMNGFTVNDSDLRLYTDPEDRKFLDTIKRGEIPPEIRQEFVKSTEAWIDIEDHHHENYLPPKVKVKTFTGKGRMLGSPSPATVGMTIPTDLADQAANESEAKKQLNLDESKPVTTLQIRLADGTNVKVQFNLTHTVSDLRQYIVTMRPQYATREFSLLTTYPTKELPDDKTIEEAGIQNTAIIQRLK; via the exons ATGGCGAGCCACGAAGAGTTGGTTTCGCAATTTACAGATGTAACTGGTGTAGAATCTGAACGAGCACGATTTTACCTTGAATCATCTGCTTGGCAGCTTGAG GTTGCTCTTGCCAGTTTTTATGAGAATGATGATTTAAGACCTGCTGCATTAATCCCTGAACATACAGAAGATTCAACAGCAGAGGAGGAATATACGCAGACATCAGACACAGAAATGGAAGGACAATCATTGAAAGAAACACCAAAAATAAAATCTAGATTTGCAACACTTAATGATTTCAAGGATAAAGAAAGTAGCCCAGAAGATGCACAGACATTTTATGCTGGTGGTTTTGAAAACAGTGGACAACAAGTTATAGGACCACCAAAGAAGAAAGATATTATCAGTGATATGTTTAAATCGTGTCAGGGACAATCGGTTAAGGTAAAACCAACATCAAGTGGTCAGCAAAGACCCAATACTTTTAGTGGTACAGGATATAAATTAGGTCAAACAAACTCTGATAGTGAAG TTGTTGCTGCTTCATCTTCTAATCAACAGTCTAATTCTCGCCCTATTACTTTAAAGTTATGGATGAATGGATTTACTGTAAATGATTCTGACCTTCGGTTATATACCGATCCAGAAGATAGGAAATTTTTAGATACTATTAAAAGAGGTGAAATACCACCAGAAATTCGTCAAGAATTTGTGAAGAGCACAGAGGCATGGATAGACATAGAAGACCATCATCATGAAAATTATCTTCCTCCAAAAGTCAAAGTGAAAACTTTTACTGGAAAGGGTCGCATGTTAGGAAG TCCTTCTCCAGCAACTGTTGGTATGACAATACCAACTGATCTAGCAGATCAAGCAGCAAACGAATCAGAAGCTAAGAAACAATTAAATTTAGATGAATCAAAACCTGTTACAACACTTCAAATTCGTCTTGCCGATGGTACTAATGTgaaagttcaatttaatttaactcaTACAGTCAGTGATTTGAGGCAGTACATAGTAAC TATGAGACCTCAGTATGCTACGAGGGAATTCAGTTTATTGACAACATATCCTACTAAGGAACTTCCTGATGATAAAACAATTGAAGAAGCTGGTATACAAAACACTGCAATCATTCAACGActgaaataa